The Nitrogeniibacter aestuarii genome has a window encoding:
- a CDS encoding cupin domain-containing protein, whose product MNTLAPSRALNADRINWRALPDFTGFTYSIMAVDRERGTTDFCVHYEPGSRIFLHRHRADTLMVVMAGEHRIYAEDGQLQDARPAGAYAFTPADGDIHTEGGGDAGAVVFYSTRGGPDGVIFDILDDSGAQVGALGMAEVDALFDLQGRVAGA is encoded by the coding sequence ATGAACACCCTTGCCCCGAGTCGCGCCCTGAATGCCGACCGCATCAATTGGCGCGCCCTGCCCGATTTCACCGGTTTCACCTACTCGATCATGGCCGTGGACCGCGAACGCGGCACCACCGACTTCTGCGTGCACTATGAGCCGGGTTCGCGCATCTTCCTCCACCGGCATCGTGCCGACACCCTGATGGTGGTGATGGCGGGCGAACACCGGATCTACGCCGAAGACGGACAGTTGCAGGACGCGCGCCCGGCTGGCGCGTACGCCTTCACGCCCGCCGACGGCGACATCCACACCGAGGGCGGTGGCGACGCGGGCGCGGTGGTGTTCTACAGCACCCGTGGCGGGCCGGATGGCGTCATCTTCGACATTCTCGATGACTCCGGCGCCCAGGTCGGCGCGCTGGGCATGGCCGAGGTGGATGCCCTGTTCGACCTTCAGGGACGCGTGGCCGGCGCCTGA
- a CDS encoding tyrosine-protein phosphatase, with translation MLRPFLNALALALSLTAGPLWAALDAPERPATWASPVNDELNLFQVAPRFYRSARLDEDDLPQLTALGIRTVVSLRAFHSDRRLLRGTGIDTVRVATLTWAIDDDEVVRALRAILEAEQRGPVLLHCQHGADRTGLVSAMYRMVVQGWTREAALDEMLNGGYGYHSIWKNIPSYLETVDVDSIRAKLDAVTEPDSIAAD, from the coding sequence ATGCTCCGTCCTTTCCTGAATGCCCTCGCCCTCGCGTTGTCGCTCACGGCCGGCCCCCTGTGGGCGGCCCTTGACGCGCCGGAACGCCCCGCCACCTGGGCGAGCCCGGTCAACGATGAACTCAATCTGTTTCAGGTCGCACCCCGGTTCTACCGCAGCGCCCGGCTCGATGAAGACGACCTGCCGCAGCTGACGGCACTGGGTATCCGTACCGTGGTGAGCCTGCGTGCCTTTCATTCCGACCGGCGTCTGCTGCGTGGCACGGGGATCGACACGGTCCGGGTGGCCACGCTCACCTGGGCCATCGATGACGACGAGGTGGTGCGTGCGCTGCGCGCCATTCTCGAGGCCGAACAGCGGGGGCCGGTGCTGCTCCATTGCCAGCATGGTGCCGACCGCACCGGGCTGGTGAGCGCCATGTACCGCATGGTGGTGCAGGGATGGACCCGCGAAGCGGCGCTCGACGAAATGCTCAACGGGGGCTACGGCTACCACAGCATCTGGAAGAACATCCCGAGCTACCTGGAGACGGTGGATGTGGACAGCATCCGCGCCAAGCTCGATGCGGTGACCGAGCCGGACTCGATCGCTGCCGACTGA
- a CDS encoding MGDG synthase family glycosyltransferase: MTGQRLLLLSVSAGAGHRRAAEAIEAAVALRGDSVQVRHLDVMDFVSSSFRTLYTDVYLRLIGMAPSVWRYLYDLSNCTPPDSPGQRLRRAVERLSARQLIAEIDGWQPDAIVCTHFLPAEILFHQRRKGRVGCPIWLQVTDFDVHRMWAVPDMGGYGVASDEAAHRLTALGIDPARIHVTGIPLMPAFATRLDRSTCMVELGLEAARPTALLMGGGEGLGALDAVTVHLLETVPALQLIVLTGKNAALKARLDALQPTYGARLSVQGFTHQVERLMTCADVVITKPGGLTTAECLAMGRPMIVNSPIPGQEERNADLLLEAGAALKAVDGVTLAYRVQQLMDDPVRLGRMSEAARVLGRPRAAAAVVDRVLSPTFVQESASCSVLS, translated from the coding sequence ATGACCGGCCAACGACTTCTCCTGCTCAGCGTGTCTGCCGGCGCAGGCCATCGCCGTGCCGCCGAGGCCATTGAGGCGGCGGTGGCACTCCGGGGCGACAGCGTCCAGGTGCGTCACCTGGACGTCATGGACTTCGTGAGCAGCAGCTTTCGCACCCTGTACACCGATGTCTACCTGCGCCTCATCGGCATGGCGCCTTCGGTGTGGCGATATCTGTACGACCTGAGCAACTGCACCCCGCCCGACAGCCCGGGTCAGCGCCTGCGCCGGGCCGTGGAACGCCTCAGCGCACGGCAACTGATAGCCGAGATCGACGGCTGGCAGCCTGACGCCATCGTGTGCACCCATTTCCTGCCAGCCGAGATCCTCTTCCACCAGCGCCGCAAGGGACGGGTGGGCTGCCCCATCTGGCTGCAGGTGACCGACTTTGACGTGCATCGCATGTGGGCCGTGCCCGACATGGGCGGTTATGGCGTCGCCAGCGATGAAGCCGCCCACCGGCTCACCGCCCTGGGCATCGACCCGGCGCGCATCCACGTGACCGGCATCCCCCTGATGCCGGCCTTCGCCACACGGCTTGACCGGAGCACCTGCATGGTGGAACTGGGCCTGGAGGCGGCACGCCCGACGGCCCTGCTCATGGGCGGTGGCGAGGGGCTGGGGGCGCTCGACGCAGTGACGGTGCATCTGCTCGAAACCGTGCCGGCACTTCAGCTGATCGTGCTTACGGGCAAGAACGCCGCCCTCAAGGCACGGCTCGATGCACTGCAACCGACCTATGGTGCCCGACTCTCGGTGCAGGGCTTCACCCACCAGGTCGAGCGCCTGATGACCTGCGCCGACGTGGTCATCACCAAACCGGGCGGGCTGACCACCGCAGAATGTCTGGCCATGGGCCGACCGATGATCGTCAATTCCCCCATCCCCGGGCAGGAAGAGCGCAACGCCGATCTGCTGCTCGAAGCAGGCGCGGCACTCAAGGCCGTCGATGGGGTCACCCTCGCCTATCGCGTGCAGCAACTCATGGACGATCCGGTGCGGCTCGGCCGCATGAGCGAGGCGGCACGCGTGCTCGGCCGGCCCCGGGCTGCGGCGGCCGTGGTCGATCGCGTTCTATCACCCACCTTTGTCCAGGAGAGCGCCTCATGCTCCGTCCTTTCCTGA
- a CDS encoding N-acetylmuramoyl-L-alanine amidase family protein, with amino-acid sequence MLASAPLIAAPVVAVDVGHTLAAGGATSARGRMEFEFNRDLAREVSAALMSRGIAAHLVNDDGRIASLRDRPKAVPGADLFISIHHDSVSEHELKPWTWQGKARDYNDAFAGHSLFVSHDNPYPDASLTCASVIGARLQRMGFVPTDKNARRRTWADQANTVHWYDNLVVLYRTEVPAVLFEAGVIKNRAEELQLRDPAYQRRMADGIATGIAACLQVMRLP; translated from the coding sequence ATGCTGGCGAGTGCTCCGCTCATTGCCGCACCGGTGGTGGCGGTCGACGTGGGTCATACCCTGGCGGCGGGCGGCGCCACCAGCGCCCGTGGGCGGATGGAGTTCGAATTCAACCGCGATCTGGCCAGGGAAGTGTCGGCGGCCTTGATGAGTCGTGGCATTGCTGCGCACCTGGTGAATGACGACGGAAGGATTGCCTCATTGCGTGACCGGCCCAAGGCCGTGCCCGGGGCCGATCTGTTCATCTCCATTCATCACGATTCGGTGAGCGAGCATGAACTCAAGCCGTGGACCTGGCAGGGCAAGGCGCGCGATTACAACGACGCGTTTGCGGGTCACTCCCTGTTTGTCTCGCACGACAACCCCTACCCCGATGCCAGTCTCACCTGTGCCTCGGTGATCGGCGCGCGCCTGCAGCGCATGGGATTCGTGCCTACCGACAAGAACGCCCGCCGCCGTACTTGGGCCGATCAGGCCAATACGGTGCACTGGTACGACAATCTGGTGGTGCTCTACCGCACTGAGGTGCCGGCGGTGCTCTTCGAAGCCGGCGTGATCAAGAACCGGGCCGAAGAGTTGCAACTGCGCGATCCGGCCTACCAGCGGCGCATGGCCGACGGCATCGCCACCGGCATTGCCGCCTGCCTGCAGGTGATGCGACTGCCCTAG
- a CDS encoding endonuclease/exonuclease/phosphatase family protein: MFLIAMLGITTPWISRLTVDMPRVGWLSDLGSHWQWFFVPAAMFTGIFAWRGLARIVALLALGAGLYGLWVVMPPLAAKAEAEDAPTLRVVTANVMYTTGDPVGVMEWALSQRADIILLQEVNGKFAQTLETMTTGFPHRHLLARDDPFGIGIVSRYPLSHSAVVTGPGGIPMLEATVDTPDGAVPVLVVHPFPPLTEVAHRERAELIHLVDTRAGKTPTLIVGGDFNATPWSSAFNGVRHLGIASRGLPTWREVLPIDHVMVGSGWALRMADRGPANWSDHRPLVVELARRSAGRHDDNNAASRQ, from the coding sequence ATGTTTCTCATCGCAATGCTCGGCATTACCACGCCGTGGATCAGCCGGCTCACGGTCGACATGCCCAGGGTGGGCTGGTTGAGCGATCTGGGCAGCCACTGGCAGTGGTTCTTTGTGCCCGCAGCCATGTTCACCGGCATCTTTGCGTGGCGCGGGCTGGCAAGAATCGTGGCCCTGCTCGCCCTCGGGGCCGGGCTCTACGGCCTGTGGGTAGTGATGCCGCCACTGGCGGCCAAGGCGGAAGCGGAGGACGCGCCCACCCTCCGCGTGGTCACCGCCAACGTGATGTACACCACGGGCGATCCGGTGGGCGTGATGGAATGGGCGCTCAGCCAGCGGGCGGACATCATCCTGCTGCAGGAAGTGAACGGAAAATTCGCGCAGACGCTCGAAACCATGACCACCGGCTTCCCGCATCGTCATCTGCTGGCCCGCGACGACCCCTTCGGTATCGGCATCGTGTCCCGCTACCCCTTGAGTCACAGCGCCGTCGTCACCGGGCCGGGTGGCATCCCCATGCTCGAAGCCACCGTCGACACGCCCGATGGCGCCGTGCCGGTGCTGGTCGTCCACCCCTTTCCACCGCTGACCGAGGTTGCCCATCGTGAGCGCGCCGAGCTGATTCACCTTGTGGATACCCGCGCCGGGAAGACGCCGACACTGATCGTGGGCGGCGATTTCAATGCCACGCCGTGGTCATCGGCCTTCAACGGCGTCCGCCACCTGGGCATCGCCAGCCGCGGGCTGCCGACCTGGCGGGAAGTCCTGCCGATCGACCATGTGATGGTCGGGTCGGGCTGGGCGCTGAGGATGGCTGATCGAGGCCCGGCCAACTGGTCCGACCACCGGCCCTTGGTGGTGGAACTGGCACGCCGGTCTGCAGGTCGTCACGACGACAACAACGCCGCTTCACGGCAATAG
- a CDS encoding J domain-containing protein: MSEFFSGAGDEDWVIWNGNHGLVTTAALGVIERGPNGRMAWLDEPFDMVGPFDLDALERCGRIAFAACIVMSRQRWQRDQAALRRESLHLRQETQRRTEAAFARFSQRQHPVPPPPSADDRIHREALALPLTGALGRAQIKAAFRRLAQRAHPDAGGSHAQFVRLSTARDALLKAAA; this comes from the coding sequence ATGTCTGAGTTCTTTTCCGGTGCCGGCGATGAAGACTGGGTGATCTGGAACGGCAACCATGGGCTGGTGACCACGGCGGCGCTGGGCGTGATCGAGCGGGGGCCGAACGGGCGCATGGCCTGGCTGGACGAACCGTTCGATATGGTCGGCCCCTTCGATCTGGACGCGCTTGAGCGCTGCGGCCGCATCGCGTTTGCCGCCTGCATCGTCATGTCCCGTCAGCGCTGGCAGCGCGATCAGGCGGCGTTGAGGCGCGAATCGCTGCATCTGCGGCAGGAGACTCAGCGGCGCACCGAAGCTGCCTTTGCCCGGTTTTCGCAGCGACAGCATCCGGTGCCACCCCCGCCGAGCGCGGACGACCGAATCCACCGCGAGGCGCTGGCGCTACCGCTTACCGGCGCGCTCGGCCGCGCCCAGATCAAGGCCGCCTTCCGTCGTCTGGCGCAGCGTGCCCACCCGGATGCCGGGGGCAGCCATGCGCAGTTCGTGCGTTTGAGCACCGCACGTGATGCCCTGCTCAAAGCAGCCGCATGA
- a CDS encoding alpha/beta fold hydrolase, giving the protein MSGSPATERPPVVLLHGWGGSFQHTWVRLGWAHCLESNGFPVIEHDLPGHGVPEAPRDPQAYATILDDLDARLGHLDGVVGIGYSLGAKLMLALACRHPHMFSQLVLVGCGDNAFKPLGASELLARALREGLPPDAPPALVRLIDDVKASGNDPEAMAACITRPQEHPLTEAQLGALQVPVLIINGSHDHFVLPQDRLLAALPNADTLMFEGFDHMDVVGRLEVVETVLARLNRSFTGAE; this is encoded by the coding sequence ATGTCCGGATCACCGGCGACCGAACGGCCGCCCGTCGTGCTGTTGCACGGCTGGGGCGGTTCCTTCCAGCACACCTGGGTGCGGCTCGGCTGGGCCCATTGTCTTGAAAGCAACGGCTTTCCGGTCATCGAGCACGACCTGCCCGGTCACGGCGTGCCCGAGGCCCCCCGCGATCCGCAGGCCTACGCCACCATCCTTGATGACCTCGACGCCCGCCTGGGACACCTCGACGGGGTCGTCGGCATCGGGTACTCACTGGGCGCCAAACTCATGCTCGCCCTGGCCTGTCGACACCCCCACATGTTCAGCCAGCTGGTGCTGGTGGGGTGTGGCGACAACGCGTTCAAACCCCTCGGCGCCAGCGAGCTGCTGGCCCGCGCCTTGCGCGAAGGCCTGCCGCCCGATGCGCCACCTGCGCTGGTCAGGCTCATCGACGACGTGAAAGCGTCCGGGAACGATCCTGAAGCCATGGCGGCCTGCATCACCCGTCCGCAGGAGCACCCGCTCACCGAGGCGCAGCTCGGCGCGCTTCAGGTGCCTGTGCTCATCATCAACGGCAGCCACGATCACTTCGTGCTGCCGCAAGATCGCCTGCTCGCCGCGCTGCCCAACGCCGACACCCTGATGTTCGAGGGTTTCGACCATATGGACGTGGTCGGGCGGCTGGAGGTGGTGGAGACGGTGCTGGCGCGACTGAACCGCTCATTCACCGGGGCGGAATAG
- a CDS encoding aldolase/citrate lyase family protein: protein MNIPANTFKQRLLAGEKQYGLWLGLAQTISTEICAGAGFDWLLVDAEHGPNDLRSILAQLQVIEAYPSHPVVRPPHGDHVLIKQLLETGVQTLMIPMVESAGQAEQLVRAMRYPPHGIRGVGSALARASRWGRIGDYMHTANGQMCLIVQVETAAGLENLDAIQAVEGVDGVFFGAADLAASVGFLGEADHPDVVRLIEDGLRKVSAHGKWGGVLCGDKGLIRRYEDAGARFVAVGVDSMILSGATSALCDEFIERTAGGPVAGSY from the coding sequence ATGAACATTCCCGCCAACACCTTCAAGCAACGTCTGCTCGCCGGCGAGAAACAGTACGGCCTGTGGCTGGGGCTGGCGCAGACCATCAGCACCGAGATCTGCGCCGGCGCCGGTTTTGACTGGCTGCTGGTGGATGCCGAGCACGGCCCCAACGACCTGCGCTCCATCCTGGCGCAGCTGCAGGTGATCGAAGCCTATCCGTCCCACCCGGTGGTGCGCCCGCCCCATGGCGATCATGTGCTCATCAAGCAGTTGCTGGAGACGGGCGTGCAGACGCTGATGATCCCCATGGTCGAATCCGCCGGACAGGCCGAGCAACTGGTGCGCGCCATGCGCTACCCGCCCCATGGCATTCGCGGCGTGGGCAGCGCGCTGGCGCGGGCCTCGCGCTGGGGGCGCATCGGCGACTACATGCACACCGCCAACGGCCAGATGTGCCTGATCGTACAGGTGGAGACCGCGGCCGGGCTGGAAAACCTCGATGCCATCCAGGCGGTCGAGGGGGTGGACGGCGTCTTCTTCGGCGCCGCCGATCTGGCGGCCTCGGTGGGCTTTCTGGGCGAGGCCGATCACCCGGACGTGGTGCGCCTCATCGAGGACGGCCTGCGCAAGGTCAGCGCCCACGGCAAGTGGGGCGGTGTGCTGTGCGGCGACAAGGGGCTCATCCGCCGCTACGAAGACGCCGGTGCCCGCTTCGTGGCCGTGGGGGTGGACTCGATGATCCTCTCCGGGGCCACCTCGGCCCTGTGCGATGAATTCATCGAACGCACTGCGGGTGGGCCGGTGGCCGGCAGCTATTAG
- a CDS encoding ATP-binding protein, with amino-acid sequence MKEIKSILVANRSEIAIRVLRGASELGLRTVAIFSNEDRFALHRFKADESYLVGAGKKPLQAYLDIDDIIRIAKENDVDAIHPGYGFLSENPEFADACAKAGIAFIGPKGAVMRTLGNKVAAREVAIKAGVPVVPATGALPGDIEEVKRMAAEIGYPLMLKASWGGGGRGMRAIETEADLAPMIDVARREAAAAFGNDEVYLEKLIRRARHVEVQVLGDPARQPGAPVRARLLGAAAQPEGSNVPRRPTMDETKRTELCESALRPGARSKLLPRRHGGIPLRRRHGQFYFIEVNPRIQVEHTVTEEVTGVDIVKAQIRVTEGSASALTTCCPARTRSPSTATPCSAGSPPKTRRTTSPPTTARSRCIAPPPAAASAWMRARPIRAPSSPRTTTPCW; translated from the coding sequence ATGAAAGAGATCAAGAGCATTCTGGTGGCCAACCGCAGCGAGATCGCCATTCGCGTGCTGCGCGGGGCGTCCGAACTGGGCCTGCGCACGGTGGCCATCTTCTCCAACGAAGACCGCTTTGCCCTGCACCGCTTCAAGGCGGACGAATCCTATCTGGTGGGCGCGGGCAAGAAGCCGCTGCAGGCCTATCTGGACATTGACGACATCATCCGCATCGCCAAAGAGAACGATGTGGATGCGATCCACCCGGGCTACGGCTTCCTGTCCGAGAACCCGGAGTTTGCCGACGCCTGTGCCAAGGCGGGTATCGCCTTCATCGGCCCCAAGGGCGCGGTGATGCGCACCCTGGGCAACAAGGTGGCCGCGCGCGAGGTGGCGATCAAGGCCGGGGTGCCGGTGGTACCGGCCACCGGTGCGCTGCCCGGCGACATTGAAGAAGTGAAGCGCATGGCCGCCGAGATCGGCTATCCGCTCATGCTCAAGGCCAGCTGGGGCGGGGGTGGGCGCGGCATGCGCGCCATCGAGACCGAAGCGGATCTGGCGCCGATGATCGACGTGGCCCGCCGCGAGGCCGCCGCCGCCTTCGGTAATGACGAGGTCTATCTCGAGAAGCTCATCCGCCGCGCCCGCCATGTGGAAGTGCAGGTGCTGGGCGACCCAGCACGGCAACCTGGTGCACCTGTTCGAGCGCGACTGCTCGGTGCAGCGGCGCAACCAGAAGGTTCGAACGTGCCCCGGCGCCCTACAATGGACGAGACCAAGCGCACCGAGCTGTGCGAATCGGCCCTGCGCCCAGGCGCGCGAAGCAAACTACTCCCACGCCGGCACGGTGGAATACCTCTTCGACGACGACACGGACAGTTCTACTTCATCGAAGTGAACCCGCGCATCCAGGTCGAACACACGGTCACCGAGGAAGTGACCGGCGTGGACATCGTCAAGGCGCAGATCCGCGTCACCGAGGGAAGCGCATCGGCGCTGACGACCTGCTGCCCAGCCAGGACCAGATCACCCTCAACGGCCACGCCCTGCAGTGCCGGGTCACCACCGAAGACCCGGAGAACAACTTCACCCCCGACTACGGCAAGATCGCGGTGTATCGCTCCGCCGCCGGCGGCGGCATCCGCCTGGATGCGGGCACGGCCTATTCGGGCGCCGTCATCACCCCGTACTACGACTCCCTGCTGGTGA
- a CDS encoding pyruvate carboxylase subunit B, with protein MGPTRFAQWMRDCKQVLLTDTTMRDAHQSLFATRMRSHDMLAIAPHYARMLPGLFSMECWGGATFDVAMRFLKEDPWDRLARLREAVPNIPFQMLLRASNAVGYTNYPDNVVRYFVQQAAQNGIDIFRVFDSLNWVENMRVAMDAVIESGGLCEAAICYTGDLHDPKRSKYDLKYYVNLAKELEKAGAHVLGIKDMAGVCKPRAAKELVTVLKQEVGLPIHFHTHDTSGIAAASVLAAIEAGCDAVDGALDAMSGMTSQPNLGSIAAALTGSERDPGLDLDAMQSLSHYWEGVRRQYSPFEADMRAGTSDVYNHEMPGGQYTNLREQARAIGLEHRWPEVSRAYADVNQLFGDIVKVTPTSKVVGDMALFMVANDLTPADVRNPAREIDFPESVVQLFRGELGYPADGFPKDLEARILRGAQPVEGRVGATLAEVDLDAARTKAETAIGRQVTDTDLASYLMYPKVFTDFAHHRKQFGDVARIPTPAFFYGLSDLDEISVDIDKGKTLVIRQTGRSDTVDEEGKIKVFFELNGQPRAVRVAKAGLQGTGTARPLAKDGDPKQVGAPMPGMIATVSIKPGQKVKKGDALLSLEAMKMETLLTAPEDGTIAAIHVKPGETVQAKELLVELS; from the coding sequence ATGGGCCCGACCCGCTTCGCCCAGTGGATGCGCGACTGCAAGCAGGTGCTGCTCACCGACACCACCATGCGCGATGCGCACCAGTCGCTGTTCGCCACGCGCATGCGCAGCCACGACATGCTGGCCATCGCCCCGCACTACGCGCGCATGCTGCCCGGGCTGTTCTCGATGGAATGCTGGGGCGGCGCCACCTTCGACGTGGCCATGCGCTTCCTCAAGGAAGACCCGTGGGACCGTCTCGCCCGCCTGCGCGAAGCGGTGCCCAACATCCCCTTCCAGATGCTGCTGCGCGCCTCCAATGCGGTGGGCTATACCAACTACCCGGACAACGTGGTGCGCTACTTCGTGCAGCAGGCCGCGCAGAACGGCATCGACATCTTCCGCGTGTTCGACTCGCTCAACTGGGTGGAGAACATGCGCGTGGCCATGGACGCGGTGATCGAGTCCGGCGGACTGTGCGAAGCGGCCATCTGCTACACCGGCGATCTGCACGACCCCAAGCGCAGCAAGTACGACCTCAAGTACTACGTGAATCTGGCCAAGGAGTTGGAGAAGGCCGGCGCCCATGTGCTGGGCATCAAGGACATGGCCGGGGTGTGCAAGCCGCGCGCCGCCAAGGAACTGGTCACCGTCCTCAAGCAGGAGGTGGGGCTGCCCATCCACTTCCACACCCATGACACCAGCGGCATTGCCGCCGCCTCGGTGCTGGCGGCCATCGAGGCCGGGTGTGATGCGGTCGATGGTGCACTCGATGCCATGAGCGGCATGACCTCCCAGCCCAACCTGGGCTCCATCGCCGCTGCGCTGACCGGCTCCGAGCGCGACCCGGGCCTCGACCTGGACGCCATGCAGAGCCTCTCCCACTACTGGGAGGGCGTACGCCGCCAGTACAGCCCCTTCGAGGCCGACATGCGTGCCGGCACCTCGGACGTCTACAACCACGAGATGCCCGGCGGGCAGTACACCAACCTGCGCGAGCAGGCCCGCGCCATCGGACTGGAGCACCGCTGGCCGGAGGTCTCGCGCGCCTATGCGGATGTGAACCAGCTCTTCGGGGACATCGTCAAGGTCACCCCCACCTCCAAGGTGGTGGGCGACATGGCCCTGTTCATGGTGGCCAACGACCTCACCCCGGCCGACGTGCGCAACCCGGCGCGGGAGATCGACTTCCCCGAATCCGTCGTGCAGCTCTTCCGCGGCGAACTGGGCTACCCGGCGGACGGCTTCCCCAAGGACCTGGAAGCCCGGATCCTGCGCGGCGCCCAGCCGGTGGAAGGGCGCGTGGGCGCCACCCTGGCGGAGGTGGATCTGGACGCCGCCCGCACCAAGGCGGAGACGGCCATCGGCCGTCAGGTGACCGACACCGACCTGGCCTCGTATCTCATGTACCCCAAGGTGTTCACCGACTTCGCCCACCACCGCAAGCAGTTCGGCGATGTGGCGCGCATCCCCACCCCGGCCTTCTTCTACGGGCTGTCGGACCTGGACGAGATCTCGGTGGACATCGACAAGGGCAAGACCCTGGTCATCCGCCAGACCGGCCGCTCGGACACCGTGGATGAAGAGGGCAAGATCAAGGTCTTCTTCGAACTCAACGGCCAGCCCCGCGCGGTGCGTGTCGCCAAGGCCGGCCTCCAGGGCACCGGCACCGCCCGCCCGCTGGCCAAGGACGGCGACCCGAAACAGGTCGGCGCCCCCATGCCGGGCATGATCGCCACCGTGTCGATCAAACCGGGCCAGAAGGTCAAGAAGGGCGACGCGCTGCTCTCGCTCGAAGCCATGAAGATGGAAACCCTGCTCACCGCCCCGGAAGACGGCACCATCGCCGCCATCCATGTGAAACCGGGCGAGACCGTGCAGGCCAAGGAGTTGCTGGTTGAATTGAGCTGA
- a CDS encoding TetR/AcrR family transcriptional regulator: MSESLDPAAVEPDTRERIVAAADALFYQRGFEHTSFADIARAVQLSRGNFYYHFKTKDDILEAVIGLRSQRTQAMLDAWTRAADTPEGRLGCFVQMLVRNRENIQRHGCPVGTLCTELAKLKHPSRDDAGMIFSQFRAWLRTQFDAMGLADEADRLAMHLLSRSQGIATLANAFDDEAFIRQEVALLEAWISSLNPASSTSH, encoded by the coding sequence ATGAGCGAATCACTTGACCCGGCCGCCGTCGAACCCGATACCCGCGAGCGTATCGTCGCGGCGGCAGACGCCCTGTTCTACCAGCGCGGTTTCGAACACACCTCGTTTGCAGACATTGCTCGCGCGGTGCAGCTCTCGCGGGGCAATTTCTACTATCACTTCAAGACCAAGGACGACATCCTCGAGGCCGTCATCGGCCTCCGCTCGCAGCGCACGCAGGCCATGCTCGATGCCTGGACGCGTGCGGCCGACACGCCGGAGGGTCGTCTCGGCTGCTTTGTCCAGATGCTGGTCCGCAATCGCGAAAACATTCAACGTCATGGCTGCCCCGTGGGCACGCTGTGCACCGAGCTTGCCAAGCTCAAGCACCCGTCCCGGGACGATGCAGGCATGATCTTTTCGCAATTCAGGGCCTGGCTCCGCACCCAGTTCGACGCCATGGGTCTGGCCGACGAGGCGGACCGCCTCGCCATGCACCTGCTCTCCCGAAGCCAGGGCATCGCCACCCTGGCCAATGCCTTCGACGACGAGGCCTTCATCCGCCAGGAAGTCGCCCTGCTCGAAGCGTGGATCAGCTCACTGAACCCTGCCTCATCAACCTCTCACTGA